AGTCCTGGAGGTCGATGCCGCGGATGATGTGGGTGATCCCGAACAGGTGGTCGTCGACCCCGCTCTGGAAGTCGAGCAGCGGCCAGCAGCGGTACTCGTCGGCCTCCGGGCGCGGGTGTGGTGTGTCGACCATCCGGAAGGCGACCCAGTCGCGGAGCGCGGGGTTCTTGTGGGTGATGTCGGTTCGCACTCGGAGGACCATCTCGCCCGCGCCGTACTCGCCGTCGACCATCGCCTCGAACTCCTCACGGGTCTGCTCCGTGGATTTCTCGCGGTGGGGACACGCCTCGCCCGCGTTCTTCAGGTCGGAGAATTCGCCGGCGGGACACGAGCAGGTGTAGGCCCCGCCCAACTCGATGAGTTCGCGGGCGTGCTCGTAGTAGGTCTCCATCCGGTCGGAGGCCTTGACCACCTCGTCGGGTTCGAAGCCGAGGTACTCGACGGCATCCACGATGGCGTCGTAGGCCGAGAGGTCCGGTCGTTTGGTCTCGGGGTCGGTGTCGTCGAACCGACAGAGCATCCAGCCGTCGTAACGTTCCTTGTAGGTCCCGATGACGGCGGGCATCCGACCGTGACCGAGGTGCCAGGGGCCGTTGGGGTTCGGCGCGAGTCGCATTCGCACGGTCGAGTCCTCGGCGTTCGGGAGGTCCGGGAGCGGGTGGTCGTCGCCCTCGTCGTCGGCTTCGAGTTCGGCGAGGAAGTCGGGCGCGACGACTTCGAGGCGTTTCTGTCGCCCCTCGGTGTCGAGTTCGTTGACCCGGGAGACCACCGGTGCGACGACTCCTGGGACTTCGTCGCCGTGTTCGCGGAAGTCGGGGTTCTCGCCCATCAGGGGACCGATGACCGCGCCGACGTCGGCGTCGCTGTCGTGTTTGACCGCGTTGAGCAGGGCGTGTTTTTCGGCCTCGTGCTCGACCCGCTCGCGGAGTTCGTCGTTCATTGCGCCCCGTTTCCCGCCCGCGACGAAAACTCGTCTGGTTGCCGACGGCCGCGGCGCGGCCGGCGGGTGCGGTGCGGTTCGCGGTGGCAGTGCGGTTGCGGTGGCGGTCGCCGCGTGCGGTGCGGTGGTGGCGGTGTCGCGGCCGTGGTGCGGTTGCGGTCCCTGGTGGATGAAGGGCGACGGCGCGAGCGAAGCGAGCGCCGGAGGGCTTCGGCGGTGCGGAGGCGGTGCTGTGTGGTTGCGGTAGCGGTGCCGAGCGGAAGGGTTAGTGACTGTGCCGTGAGCGAGTGAAACGAGCGAGCGGGCCAAGGAATCCCCGAGCGGAGCGAGGGGGTGACGTGGTTCGAGGGAGCGGAGCTCCCTCGTCATCACGAAACGGCTTCGCCGTTTCGAACGACAGGCTTTTGATCCACATTTTGCCAGGGAGCGAACGAAGTGAGCGACCGCAGCAAAAGGTGGGGAACCGACAGTGTTTCACTCCCGGCGACCCCAGCGAACACAATGAGTAAGGACGCCATCGAGGTCCGGGGAGCCGAAGAACACAACCTCAAAGACCTCGACGTCACCATCCCGCGCGACGCGTTCACGGTCGTCACCGGATTGTCGGGGTCCGGGAAGTCCTCGCTGGCCTTCGAGACCGTCTACGCGGAGGGGCAGCGTCGATATATCGAGTCGCTCTCCGCCTACGCGCGGAACTTCCTGGGCCAGATGGACAAACCGCAGGTCGAGACCGTCGAAGGGCTCTCGCCTGCGATCTCGATCGACCAGAAGAACGCCGCCAACAACCCTCGTTCGACCGTCGGTACCGTCACCGAACTCCACGACTACCTCCGGCTGCTCTACGCCCGCGTCGGCGTGCCCCACTGTCCCGACTGCGGGCGCGAGGTCGGCGAGCAGTCCGCCCAGCAGATGGTCCGACGGATCCTCGAACTGCCCGAGGGAACGCGGGCGAAGGTGGCCGCGCCGGTCATCCGCGACCAGAAGGGGGCCTTCGAGGACCTCTTCGACGACCTCGTGAGCGAGGGCTACTCGCGGGTCGAGGTCGACGGCGAGAGCTACGACCTCGCGACGAATCGGCCCGAACTCGACGAGAACTACGACCACACCGTCGACGTGGTGGTCGACCGGGTGAAGATCAGCGAGGACGCCCGGTCCCGGATCACCGACAGCGTCGAGACGGCGCTCGAAGAGGCCGATGGCGTCCTCAAAGTCATCCTGCCCGACCCGCCGGCGGACGCCGACCTCGGCGGGGCCGTGGCGCGCGCGACGGGCGACCTCGCAGGCGAGGGCGACGACCGTGCGGTGGTCGAGTTCTCCGAGGCCCTCGCGTGTACCCACTGTGGGATCGACATCTCCGAGATCGAGACCCGGAGTTTCTCGTTCAACAGCCCGCACGGGGCGTGTCCCGAGTGTGAGGGGATCGGCGAGACCAAGGAGGTCGACGAGAACCTCGTCGTGCAGGACCCGGAGAAGCCCCTCAAAGAGGTCTTCGAACCCTGGAGCTACTCCCGGTCGTACTACCAAACTCGATTGGACGCCGTCTCGGACCACTTCGGCGTCTCCCTCAGTACGCCCTTCGAGGACCTCGACCCCGACGTTCGAGAGGCGTTCCTGTATGGGACCTCCGAAAAGGTCGTCTTCGAGAGCCGGACGCGGAACGGCACGCGGCGCAAGGAGAAACGCTTCGAGGGCGTGATCCCGAACCTCGACCGCCGCTACGTCGAGACCGAGAGCCAGAGCACGCGCGAGCACATCGAGAAGTACATGGCCGTCACCACGTGCCCGGCCTGTGAGGGGACCCGTCTCAAGCCCGAGAGCCGCGCGGTGCTCGTCGACGACACCCCGATCACCGAAGTCAACCGGATGTCCATCGGGGACGCTCTGGCGCACTTCGAGGGGATGGAGGACGGCATGTCCGACCGCGACCGCACCATCGCCGAGGAGATCCTGAAGGAGATCCGTTCGCGGCTCGGGTTCATGTGCGAGGTCGGCCTCGAATACCTCACCCTCGACCGCCAGGCCGCCACGCTCTCCGGCGGGGAAAACCAGCGGATCCGGCTCGCGACCCAGATCGGCTCCGGGCTGGTGGGCGTGCTCTACGTGCTCGACGAGCCCTCGATCGGGCTCCACCAGCGCGACAACGACCGCCTCCTCAACACCCTCGAAGAGCTCCGCGACATCGGCAACACCCTCCTCGTGGTCGAACATGACGAGGCCACGATGCGCCGGGCCGACGAGGTCATCGACATGGGTCCCGGCCCCGGCAAGCGCGGTGGCGAGGTGGTCGCCCAGGGCACCGTCGAGGAGATCGAGCAGGTCGAGGGATCCATCACGGGCGAGTACCTCTCCGGGCGGCGGGCGATCCCCGTACCCGAG
This sequence is a window from Halococcus hamelinensis 100A6. Protein-coding genes within it:
- a CDS encoding glutamate--tRNA ligase encodes the protein MNDELRERVEHEAEKHALLNAVKHDSDADVGAVIGPLMGENPDFREHGDEVPGVVAPVVSRVNELDTEGRQKRLEVVAPDFLAELEADDEGDDHPLPDLPNAEDSTVRMRLAPNPNGPWHLGHGRMPAVIGTYKERYDGWMLCRFDDTDPETKRPDLSAYDAIVDAVEYLGFEPDEVVKASDRMETYYEHARELIELGGAYTCSCPAGEFSDLKNAGEACPHREKSTEQTREEFEAMVDGEYGAGEMVLRVRTDITHKNPALRDWVAFRMVDTPHPRPEADEYRCWPLLDFQSGVDDHLFGITHIIRGIDLQDSAKRQRFLYDYFDWEYPEVVHWGHVQVDAYDVKMSTSTIKERIDEGRLDGWDDPRAPTLASLRRRGIEGEAITAAMVALGTSTSNVDLAMSSVYAANRERIDDDADRAFFVRDGVEKPLHGGPETGEPPVHPDHDDRGVREIPVDEGVLVEPEDLPEEGERVWLKGYGCVRHSGDEFEFVGTDIDVVREEDVSVIHWVPADENRPLTLRTMDGDVAGHAEPGIGSYDPDDVVQFERIGFARIDRQGSDDTVAYFAHP
- the uvrA gene encoding excinuclease ABC subunit UvrA — its product is MSKDAIEVRGAEEHNLKDLDVTIPRDAFTVVTGLSGSGKSSLAFETVYAEGQRRYIESLSAYARNFLGQMDKPQVETVEGLSPAISIDQKNAANNPRSTVGTVTELHDYLRLLYARVGVPHCPDCGREVGEQSAQQMVRRILELPEGTRAKVAAPVIRDQKGAFEDLFDDLVSEGYSRVEVDGESYDLATNRPELDENYDHTVDVVVDRVKISEDARSRITDSVETALEEADGVLKVILPDPPADADLGGAVARATGDLAGEGDDRAVVEFSEALACTHCGIDISEIETRSFSFNSPHGACPECEGIGETKEVDENLVVQDPEKPLKEVFEPWSYSRSYYQTRLDAVSDHFGVSLSTPFEDLDPDVREAFLYGTSEKVVFESRTRNGTRRKEKRFEGVIPNLDRRYVETESQSTREHIEKYMAVTTCPACEGTRLKPESRAVLVDDTPITEVNRMSIGDALAHFEGMEDGMSDRDRTIAEEILKEIRSRLGFMCEVGLEYLTLDRQAATLSGGENQRIRLATQIGSGLVGVLYVLDEPSIGLHQRDNDRLLNTLEELRDIGNTLLVVEHDEATMRRADEVIDMGPGPGKRGGEVVAQGTVEEIEQVEGSITGEYLSGRRAIPVPEERREPQGEIRIRGAREHNLANLDVSIPTGCFTAITGVSGSGKSTLMHDVLYKGLVREMNDNRTVDPGEHDAIEHEDIETARLIDQSPIGRTPRSNPATYTGVFDHVRERFASTNLAKQRGYEKGRFSFNVKGGRCEACGGQGTVKIEMNFLSDVHVPCEECGGARYNDETLEVEFKGKTIADVLDMSVEEAYEFFEADTRLKRRLQLLRDVGLDYMRLGQPSTTLSGGEAQRVKLAEELGKKQTGDTLYLLDEPTTGLHSADERKLIGVLQRLVDNGNTVVVIEHELDLVKNADHVIDLGPEGGEHGGEVVAADSPEAIAHNDDSHTGRYLRDLLPTVELDGPRSDRRVSAAGDD